A genomic window from Pseudonocardia broussonetiae includes:
- a CDS encoding MFS transporter yields the protein MSTDAPVGTPPVARGQVLAWGLWDWGSAAYNAVILTFVFSVYLTDSVGADLPGPVSANSWLGYSIGASGLLIALMAPVIARRADAAGRRKRAVAVWTALTIATMAGLFLVEDDYTFLALGLVLLGLGSIFFELASVSYNAVLTQVSTPATVGRVSGFGWAMGYLGGIVLLLVVYVGFIAGGGGVLGIPTENGFHIRLVALVAAAWFLVFAIPMLLVVPEVPATRGAEARLGILASYRALFADLRALYRESPHTLYFLGASALYRDGLAAVFTFGAVLAVTVYGIADDDVLVFGVAANVVAAAGALAAGWVDDRVGPKAVIVGSLAGMLGVGVVLLVVSGPAMFWVFGLALCLFVGPAQSSSRTFLARLAPPGREGELFGLYATTGRAASFLAPTLVGLFTYLFASDRAGILGILLVLAIGLVALLPVRRPA from the coding sequence GTGAGTACCGACGCGCCCGTGGGGACCCCGCCCGTCGCCCGGGGGCAGGTGCTGGCCTGGGGCCTGTGGGACTGGGGCTCGGCGGCGTACAACGCGGTGATCCTGACCTTCGTCTTCTCGGTCTACCTCACCGACTCGGTCGGGGCCGACCTGCCGGGCCCGGTGAGCGCCAACAGCTGGCTGGGCTACTCGATCGGCGCGTCCGGGCTGCTCATCGCGCTGATGGCGCCGGTGATCGCGCGCCGGGCCGACGCGGCGGGGCGGCGCAAGCGCGCCGTCGCGGTGTGGACGGCCCTGACGATCGCGACGATGGCCGGGCTGTTCCTCGTCGAGGACGACTACACCTTCCTCGCGCTGGGCCTGGTCCTGCTGGGCCTCGGGTCGATCTTCTTCGAGCTCGCGTCGGTGTCCTACAACGCGGTCCTCACGCAGGTGTCGACGCCCGCGACGGTGGGCCGGGTGTCCGGCTTCGGCTGGGCGATGGGCTACCTCGGCGGGATCGTGCTGCTGCTCGTCGTCTACGTCGGGTTCATCGCCGGCGGCGGCGGGGTGCTCGGGATCCCGACGGAGAACGGGTTCCACATCCGGCTCGTGGCGCTGGTGGCCGCGGCCTGGTTCCTGGTGTTCGCGATCCCGATGCTGCTGGTCGTGCCCGAGGTGCCGGCGACGCGCGGCGCCGAGGCGCGGCTGGGGATCCTCGCGTCCTACCGGGCGCTGTTCGCCGACCTGCGCGCGCTGTACCGGGAGAGCCCGCACACGCTGTACTTCCTGGGCGCCAGCGCGCTGTACCGCGACGGTCTGGCCGCGGTGTTCACCTTCGGCGCGGTGCTCGCGGTGACCGTCTACGGCATCGCCGACGACGACGTGCTGGTCTTCGGGGTCGCGGCGAACGTCGTGGCCGCCGCGGGCGCGCTGGCCGCGGGCTGGGTGGACGACCGGGTCGGCCCGAAGGCCGTGATCGTCGGGTCGCTGGCCGGGATGCTCGGGGTCGGCGTCGTGCTGCTCGTCGTGTCGGGGCCCGCGATGTTCTGGGTGTTCGGGCTCGCGCTGTGCCTGTTCGTGGGGCCCGCGCAGTCGTCGTCGCGGACGTTCCTGGCGCGGCTGGCCCCGCCGGGCCGCGAGGGCGAGCTGTTCGGCCTCTACGCCACGACCGGGCGCGCCGCGTCGTTCCTGGCCCCCACGCTCGTCGGCCTGTTCACCTACCTGTTCGCCTCCGACCGCGCCGGGATCCTGGGGATCCTGCTGGTGCTCGCCATCGGCCTGGTGGCGCTGCTGCCGGTGCGGCGACCGGCGTGA
- a CDS encoding glycerophosphodiester phosphodiesterase family protein → MGHPYLDGPYPRAYAHRGWHTGSGAENTMAGFVRAVEEGFGYLEFDVHATADSVAVVHHDAVLGRTTDGAGRIAALRAAELADVRVGGTEPVPLLADVLAALPGTRCTIEMKSAAAVDVTLPVLERLDAWDRVCLGAYDERWLQRARRAAGPRLCTSMGMTSALGLRSRAWLDALPAPASRLPALPFAGQLAQLPRRFGPLTVVDARLVATAHAAGREVHVWTVDDPAEMVALLDMGVDGLLSDRPDLLRDVLRERGAWPSESR, encoded by the coding sequence ATGGGTCACCCCTACCTCGACGGTCCGTACCCCCGCGCCTACGCCCACCGCGGCTGGCACACCGGCAGCGGGGCCGAGAACACGATGGCGGGCTTCGTCCGGGCGGTCGAGGAGGGCTTCGGCTACCTCGAGTTCGACGTGCACGCCACGGCCGACAGCGTGGCGGTCGTGCACCACGACGCCGTGCTGGGCCGCACCACCGACGGCGCCGGCCGCATCGCGGCGCTGCGGGCCGCGGAGCTGGCCGACGTGCGGGTGGGCGGCACCGAGCCGGTGCCGCTGCTCGCCGACGTGCTGGCCGCCCTGCCCGGCACACGCTGCACGATCGAGATGAAGTCCGCGGCCGCCGTCGACGTCACCCTGCCGGTGCTGGAGCGGCTCGACGCCTGGGACCGCGTCTGCCTGGGCGCCTACGACGAGCGGTGGCTGCAGCGGGCGCGCCGCGCGGCGGGGCCGAGGCTGTGCACCTCGATGGGGATGACCTCCGCGCTCGGGCTGCGCTCGCGCGCCTGGCTCGACGCGCTGCCCGCGCCGGCCTCGCGGCTCCCGGCCCTGCCCTTCGCGGGGCAGCTCGCGCAGCTGCCCCGCCGGTTCGGCCCGCTCACCGTCGTCGACGCCCGGCTGGTCGCCACCGCGCACGCCGCCGGGCGCGAGGTGCACGTCTGGACCGTCGACGACCCGGCGGAGATGGTGGCGCTGCTCGACATGGGCGTCGACGGGCTGCTGTCGGACCGCCCCGACCTGCTGCGCGACGTGCTGCGCGAGCGCGGGGCCTGGCCGTCGGAGAGCCGCTAG
- the ligD gene encoding non-homologous end-joining DNA ligase — MPLDEYRRKRDSARTPEPVPEHDPQAEGPGTRFVIQEHHARRLHWDVRLERDGVLVSWAVPKGLPPDDETVRLAVRTEDHPMEYLDFHGEIPAGEYGGGTMTIWDTGTYETEKWHGREVAVVFHGQRAQGRHVFIRTGRGENDWLLRRSDPTPPGQEPLPHDARPMLATPGPLPEGDDWWLQPGFGGRRVIVRVEGGRAQISDADGEDLTSSLPRLRGLGPSLSATRVLLDGELAPGTDDLWIGDLLHLDGRDVAPLPFHERRALLDALPLAGAHWRPAPVFPGAGAEVVAAVAQQGLPSVVAKRGDSPYAPGPSEDWVEVATGSGKPAPAAPAPPRRTAVGKARLTNPDKVLYPLTGTTKAQVLEHYLAVAEVMLPHLRDRPVTMVRWPDGVERGSFFEKDVSRHAPPWIRTARVGTPGGRSETADFPVIEDVQGLAWAANLAALELHVPQWRVGPRDGRHLPDLVVFDLDPGEGTTVVDCARVALRIAERIADDDLVAYPRTSGGKGMQLYLPVRVSRAEQTSEFAKALAEELASEDPKRVTAVMAKARRRGRIFVDWSQNNPHKTTIGSYSLRGRARPTVATPVTWDEVRACRRPEHLTFTLTDLPGRIAEHGDLMAPLLGEPQRLPRLGS; from the coding sequence GCCCGTCCCGGAGCACGACCCGCAGGCCGAGGGCCCGGGTACGCGCTTCGTCATCCAGGAGCACCACGCCCGGCGGCTGCACTGGGACGTGCGCCTGGAGCGCGACGGCGTGCTCGTGTCCTGGGCGGTGCCCAAGGGCCTGCCGCCCGACGACGAGACGGTCCGCCTCGCCGTCCGCACCGAGGACCACCCCATGGAGTACCTGGACTTCCACGGCGAGATCCCGGCGGGCGAGTACGGCGGCGGGACGATGACGATCTGGGACACCGGCACGTACGAGACCGAGAAGTGGCACGGCCGCGAGGTCGCCGTCGTCTTCCACGGGCAGCGGGCGCAGGGCCGGCACGTCTTCATCCGGACCGGGCGGGGGGAGAACGACTGGCTGCTGCGCCGCTCCGACCCCACCCCGCCCGGCCAGGAGCCGCTCCCCCACGACGCCCGCCCCATGCTCGCGACGCCCGGCCCGCTTCCCGAGGGCGACGACTGGTGGCTGCAGCCCGGGTTCGGCGGCCGCCGGGTGATCGTCCGGGTCGAGGGCGGCCGCGCCCAGATCAGCGACGCCGACGGCGAGGACCTCACGTCCTCGCTCCCCCGCCTGCGCGGGCTGGGCCCGTCGCTCTCGGCCACCCGCGTCCTGCTCGACGGCGAGCTCGCACCGGGCACCGACGACCTCTGGATCGGCGACCTCCTGCACCTCGACGGCCGCGACGTCGCCCCGCTGCCGTTCCACGAGCGCCGCGCGCTGCTCGACGCGCTGCCCCTGGCGGGCGCGCACTGGCGGCCGGCGCCGGTGTTCCCCGGGGCGGGCGCGGAGGTCGTGGCGGCGGTGGCGCAGCAGGGGCTGCCCTCGGTCGTCGCGAAGCGGGGCGACTCGCCCTACGCCCCGGGCCCGAGCGAGGACTGGGTCGAGGTGGCCACGGGATCGGGGAAGCCCGCGCCCGCGGCGCCCGCGCCCCCGCGGCGCACGGCCGTCGGCAAGGCGCGGCTGACCAACCCCGACAAGGTGCTCTACCCGCTCACCGGGACCACCAAGGCGCAGGTGCTGGAGCACTACCTCGCCGTGGCCGAGGTGATGCTGCCGCACCTGCGCGACCGGCCGGTCACGATGGTCCGCTGGCCCGACGGCGTGGAGCGCGGCTCGTTCTTCGAGAAGGACGTGAGCCGGCACGCGCCCCCGTGGATCCGTACGGCCCGCGTCGGCACGCCGGGCGGGCGCTCGGAGACCGCCGACTTCCCGGTCATCGAGGACGTCCAGGGCCTCGCCTGGGCGGCCAACCTCGCCGCGCTGGAGCTGCACGTGCCGCAGTGGCGCGTCGGCCCGCGCGACGGCCGGCACCTGCCCGACCTCGTGGTGTTCGACCTCGACCCGGGCGAGGGCACCACGGTCGTCGACTGCGCGCGGGTCGCGCTGCGGATCGCCGAGCGCATCGCCGACGACGACCTGGTCGCCTACCCCCGCACCAGCGGCGGCAAGGGCATGCAGCTCTACCTGCCGGTCCGGGTCTCGCGGGCCGAGCAGACCTCGGAGTTCGCGAAGGCGCTCGCCGAGGAGCTCGCCTCCGAGGACCCCAAGCGCGTCACCGCGGTGATGGCGAAGGCGCGCCGCCGCGGCCGGATCTTCGTCGACTGGAGCCAGAACAACCCGCACAAGACGACGATCGGCAGTTACTCGCTGCGCGGGCGCGCCCGCCCGACGGTGGCGACCCCCGTCACCTGGGACGAGGTGCGCGCCTGCCGGCGCCCCGAGCACCTCACGTTCACCCTCACCGACCTGCCCGGGCGGATCGCCGAGCACGGCGACCTGATGGCCCCCCTGCTCGGTGAGCCCCAGCGGCTGCCCCGCCTAGGCTCCTGA